ggaagcctaggttcaagtcttggcttttgtagattttttactttttcccttaaatgaatctggatgCTGGTATATaggttttattaatatttgtgattttttatgacACAAAGAGCCAATTGGTCCTATGGTAAGTGGCGTGTGAAGTACTCTTAAGGTCTGAGGTTCGAGTCCTGACTGCATTGtggagtgtttatttttatcacctATGCTGTGAGGTGGTGGAGTTTGACTGAAATGCTGTGGAATTTGAATGAAGTGGTTGGGGGAGTTGAGGAGGAAGTggtggagaaaatcaaggagggaTACCGGGGAGTATTCTTAGGAAAAAATTAAGGAATTTGATGAGAGGGGAAAGTGTGTGCCGTTTGAGGTATTCCAACATTGAGAATTCGGCTAGGGAGAAAAAGTGTGTTATTTTCGGCATTTGAAAGAGCTTTTTGGGGAGCATTTGCCAAATTTGGTCTTTAGGTACTAAAGGTTTTTAGTTTTTGGGTCAGTTTTGTTTTTCACCTATTCGCTTTCAGTGCCAAATTTTTTCTCGGGTTTGTGcacttttcttttctacttattccttctttcttttccctttccctttGTTGACCGAATCCTTTTCTCTCTCTCCCTCTTGTTTTCTCTGTCGGtcaaatttctcttttcttctcttctccttctttggccgaataaccttttattttcatcGGGTTGTCTCTGTCGagtttctttctcctttttacCTCTTAGCCGAATATCACTCATTATTTGTTTCGTTCTATACGTTGCCGTTCTTGTGCTGCAGGTTTCTGACTATCGGTAAGTGGTTATACTCCTCACTTGAATAAACCTACtctcttcttttcttatttCCATAACCGAGTACTCTTTTCCTTTACTATTTGATTTCTTATggttgatttctttttcttataatgTTACTCGTTGCGGTTTTAGGATCTCTTTCGAGGAGTGGTGGTCTGTAGGTGATCTGAAATATAAATGCAACCTTTGTAGTCAACGTTCTTTCAAGGTAGGAGGGTGTTTTTTTGGGATTAAGTGTTATAAGAGGGCATTTTTACCCTAGCTACTAATGGACTAACTTTGGGGTCATGTTTGTTTCTAGGTGGGCGTACGTGGATATAGCACTATTCTCGTaaccaggtgtgtaatcacacatTCTCTCAACTGTAAATTGGCAAAAGCTGAGACCATATGGGCGTGCGAACGCTCGTGTGGTAAATCGAGCCCATAAAACACAGTGTTAGATtatagaggcctccatgagcgtttcatgggcttaggccgtaatgggcctaaaatgaccgaaataccctcgaagggtaaaatgactgaaatatcCTTGAAgagtaaaatgaccgaaataccctcgaagggtaaaatgaccaaaatactcTTAAAGggaaaatgatcgaaatacccccgaaaggtaaaatgactgaaatacccctgaagggtaaaatgactaaaataccctcgaagggtaaaatgaccgaaatacccccgaagagtaaaatgactgttatacctcTAGGAGTTAAAATATGTGTATAAccgatttgctctatgatatatatacgactgttactgagtatgacatactgcatacacgtatgatttatgacatgacatactacatggggttgggattctgATATAGGGAAAGTATATtatactggtggctttgccacatatactgttattggcagctttgctgcgttactgttactggcagctttgttgCATCattattactggcagctttgctgcgatattggtgtgttggctgggtgggtcgattttatccccacatggtgtgttggtggtacggagtggtgtgttggctggattgggatgggctGCATTACTGCATTGTAttgttactgtaatgggctaaggcccacactgttactgtaatgggctaaggcccacactgttattatattgggctaaggcccacaccgTTGTtgtatagggctcaggcccagactgcTACTGCATGTTGTAAACTAATTGACTGATAGGGGGTTCACACtaagtttcgtaaactcaccctctcctttaACTGTGTAGGTAATCCTCAACCATAGGCgattcggtgctgcgagggactcagaTATGGCCACACGAACACTGCTGCTCACATTTGCTTTTATgctaatttaaattataagttgggtttttgtttatgtaataaggcctttaaattggtttaaatttttaatcggGCTTTTACTTAAacattttaaactgctagttaggggaagatgattttttttaaaataattactgtttttcAAAGTTACGATTTTTTAAGCAATAGAATTGAAAAAGCTACTGCGATTTAGAACcaacttattaaaacaatatctGATAACAAgacaaatgtttttttattttattttattttaataacaaagaAGTTAATGTTAAACTgggaaacaatttttttttttaccaatgagtctaatttttcgaaaaacacttcaatgtgacacgccagattcgaccgtaacgtctaggccgggtttggagtgttacataAACTCTATATTATCGAATTATTTAAcatgttttctctttatatCGATTTTATATTGTCTATGGAgaccatgaggaactaattcCTCTATAAGGGATTAGTGAGTGAAAGTATGATCTGTTAACTGTTCTGTAGGGATACTCAACAAATcaactatttgggaaaggaagaacgtaaaaaaaaccctaggcttgacaaccttgggaagtcatcaaggtgggaattaacccaaaattggtataaCCCATCCGTAAATACCTTCACCCTAAATCGGTCTAGACTATGAGgttagaagataagtagttcttgccgaCTCGTTATTTGAGTAGAAGATCGGAAGATCCTGCTTAGatagcgactagttgattgacgaggaacccgAAGTGACAGTTGACGAGGATAACcaaagtgagctaatcacccagaattagatttgattaatttcattCTTCAATCTCTCGAAATTTAgttctttatattatattatttttattattataaaaacctaGAAACTCCTTTTATTTTACCTTTGTACTATAGTTAAactaaagtactaattagatcttttagtgtttaggttaaaattgatctagcactcaGATTCCTTGGATAAAATCCTCGGATTACTCACCTGCTCCATTGTAACTATAGTACAACTTCACTAGTATACTTGTAAATACCACCTTATTAATACATCCTTTACTACAATATTTACACTCTGGACGCTAGTACGTCTAGAGGCGGGCAAGTTGTTGGCGTTGTTGCCGCGGAGGCAACGTcactagtttaattttaatttttgcattcagaaggaaaaattagaaaacttttaagttatagatacaatttttttatttgtaagtacaattattaacattatataGGTTTTAGGAACCTTCTTTGATATAGACTGCCACGACCTAACATTTCTTGTCTTGTTATTCATAACTCACATTTTGAACTAAATCCTTCTTTGTAACAtggatttttgaaaatgttaggTTTACCGGTCGTGAAACTTAGGACTTTATAGTGTTTTTACGGAGATTTGATCATATATGTAGCACAGTTACTTACGTAGGTGTTTCACCAGATGCtattaaattgttattaattcCATTTGCATTGGATGGGAAGGCAAAAATGTGGCTAGAAACACTCCCCCCAAACACCATTACTACTAGGACTGAGTTTGAGTGGTTATTTCTTTGCTGAGAAGTGCCCATGAAAAGTTACTAAGTACTTAtacacaattattttattttaagcagTTTATTACTGAAACATTGGGACAATCATGGAAAAGGTTTAAAGTGATTCTGAAATCCATATTAGGTGGGGGTATACACTTCGCAGTTCAGATACAACATTTCTAGTATGGGCTGGACAGTAAAAATAGACGAAAATTTGACATTATGACTCGGGGAAGTATTTGGACAAAAACCCAAGAGAAAGTTATGGAAATATTGAAGAAGTTTAGCATTAATGAATCTACCTGAGAGAAATACTATGAAGGGGAAATCAAGGGACTAGAATatagaaaaaaatggaaaagagcAAAAATGTAATCAATTGGAgtcaattataaaataatcaaatgatCACAAGACAGAAGAAGAAGGGGATAATGTTGAGTAAGAAAATGATCACATGGTATCCCAACTTGATTGGTGGAGGTAGAGTAAGGAGTAACTGGAACAAATCATTTCGAATTCAACAAAATTGGTGCCGTCTATTATTAAACCTCCTGAATTAGAATTAAAGTCGTTGCTTgcacatttaaaatacaattatcTGGGAGAACAAAATACTCTTCTAGTGATTATTGTTGCAGGCTTAGAAACAATCCAAGAAGAGACTCTATTAAGTGTTttgaaaatgcataaaaaagcAATAGGATGAATGATTACTGACATTAAAAGAATCAATCCTCTATTTTTTCAACATAAAATTAGATAAGAAGAGGTAAAAAGACCTATAGTTGATGCTTAGTGTAGACTTAATCTAACTATGAAAGAAGTGGTAAAGAAGGAATTGCTCAAATAGCTTATTGTAGGTATTGTTTACGCCATCTCTGATAGTGAATGGGTTAGCACTACTCAGTGTGTTCCAAAGAAGGGAGGTCTAACTGTTGTCGAAAATGATAAGAACGAGTTAATTCCAAGGAGAACAGTTATTGGTTGGAGAGTATGTATTAACTGCCAGAAATTAAATGATGCAACAAAAAAAAGACCATTTCCCATTGCACTGTATTGATCAAATGCTCGATTGTTTAGTAGGTAAAGATTACTATTATTTCTTGGATGGCTACTCAGCGTACTATCAAATCCCAATCCACCCCGACGATCAAGAGAAAACCACTTTCACTTGTCCTTTTAGTATTTATCGTTTTAAAAGAATGCCTTTTGGCATATGTAATACACCAGGAGCCGAAAGGGGCaggttttaagggttttttttttacgtaaaaaagaacataaagctagatcaggaaaaaaaaaaagactaaagtgagaaaatggtatattttaaggactaaaagaTGTATTAAGCGTTTTGTTTTTCATAACTGGGCAAAACAAGCTTTAAGACATGTCGTAGACCTGCTGATTTCACCAATTTGAGAAGGGTCAAACCTTGAATCCGCCATATCCAGTTCAAGTCTCTGTTTAGGGGTTTCATCTATTTCCAACTCAAATTTGGTTGAggattaatgttattatttgatattaagaaatattaaggaaaacaaatatttttaaattcacttaaagtcaaaattttgagttaacaATACCAAACAGTTTCAATTATcatctaaatttgaaattagttccaatttttgaaataatattattttatagatgtagaacattttaaaatatttaaattaaattgtaaatttatagACATGTGGATATAATAAAAGACAAACATAGGAAAAAacttttaaggtttatagaataactatacatatttttacaatttaactcaTGAGTTCTGTTGAGatttaacacaaaattttagaattttagtgctattaatccaaaatatttgtagcagaaaaaaagaagaggaaaccAAAAGCTGGTTACTTTCATTACACAAGATTTTAATCCAGGGATGTTtgtaagaagaagaaaaaaaagttatttttcaaaacaaaaggGGGAGAAATAGCTAGCTTATGAAGCACTTAATATTCTTATTCTATGTATCTAAGCAGTAAGcaacagcaaaaaaaaaaagcaaaaagtaaagaaaaaaaaaaaaaaccactaaCATGGATGAGTTTAGGATTTAAATATATTCATCCACTTTAGCAATTTCCTTGTTTGACTCTCTCCTATTTCATTTTgcctttcttcatttttttcatttgaaactGGTACTTTGATCTTCCTCTACTTTTATTGTTATCTTGATACTATCATGCATgttttcatatgaaaattttattcttttttgcttgatttttggGCTTGGCTTAGTTTCTTTGATATTTATGGCTTTGATATTGTTTATGTATGTTTACATCTTTGATAGCtaaggtttttttctttcttatctgATATGGGATTCTTTTGATGCTTAGGTTTTTGGTTTCTGCATGgaaatttacattattattttctttttttcagtgTAATATTTGAGATATAACTGGGTGAGGGAAATACTACCGTGATTGTTTTCATGGGAAATACATGCCTTGGATCTTTCAAGGGTAATAATCATTTTCAGGGCTCCAATACCACCACTGGTGCCAATTTGGCTCCATCCATCAGCCCCACAGCTAACACCATGAGAAGAGCCTTTGATCACCAAGCTCATTTTGTTTTAGGCCGTAAGACCCCTAATATCCATGAGATTTACACTTTTGGCCGCAAATTAGGACAAGGACAGTTTGGGATTACTTACTTATGTACCGAGATTTCGACCGGGATTGAATATGCTTGTAAGTCAATATCGAAAAGGAAGTTGATTCGCAAGGAGGATGTGGAGGATGCTAGGAGGGAGATTCAGATTATGCATCATTTGGCTGGTCATAAGAATATCGTGTCGATTAAAGGCGCTTATGAGGATACTTTATACGTGTATATCGTGATGGAGTTTTGCTCCGGAGGCGAACTGTTCGATAGAATTATCCAGAGAGGGCATTACAGTGAGAGGAAGGCAGCTGAGTTGACTAAGATTATTGTTGGTGTTATTGAGGTTTGCCATTCACTCGGGGTTATGCATAGAGACTTGAAGCCTGAGAATTTCTTGTTGGTTAACAAGGATGATGATTTCTCACTCAAGGCCATTGATTTTGGACTCTCGGCCTTCTTTAAACCCGGTAATCAATCGAATGTTCTTAACTTTTACTGAATTTGAAGCAACTTAAGTAGCTGGAGCATACACCAAGTAGTTAAAGAGATAACATTTAGTTTGTGATAAAACCAACGTCATTTCGAAATTCAAGCTGTTTAACTTAATGTGTGCTTTACTACTTCAGGGGAAATCTTTAGCGATGTTGTTGGAAGCCCGTATTATGTCGCTCCTGAAGTACTCCTCAAACATTATGGACCTGAAGCAGACATATGGTCTGCAGGAGTTATACTCTATATATTGCTATGTGGCTTGCCACCGTTTTGGGCAGGTATTTTTGATAGTTCGACTCTGCATCGGGATCACTTTTCAAGTAGTTCTATGTCTAATATACTTACGGACCTACCACTCTGTATGTACTTCAGAAACAATACAAGAAATCTTCGCTGCTGTGCTAAAAGGACATATTGATTTCAGCTCTTACCCATGGCCCCTAATATCCGATAGCGCAAAGGATCTAATCCGGAAGATGTTGTGCATTCACCCTTCAGAACGGTTGACAGCTCATGAAGTATTATGTATGTCATGCATATTAGCACTCAATTATTATCTGTTTGATGGTCATGAATGTTCTGAACCTTGATACAAAGCAATAAgtactattatttattatatttatgcaccttctccatttctttttgaATCATTTAGGTCATCCTTGGATTTGTAAAAATGGGGTTGCCCCAGATAAGGCACTGGATCCGGCAATACTTTCTCGCCTCAAGCAATTCTCGgcaatgaataaattaaagaagATGGCTTTACGGGTAAGATTCTCAAGATTTATGTGTAATATGATGAAGAATCTGTATGTGTGTGTTACGTATATGTTTAGAGTTCTGTCTTAACAACTATGGAATTTCATGATGGCCTTAAGCATGCTCCTTTTAGAGTTAATGCAATCAGACTCATTTGTGACAGATAAAGCTCTGCCCTTTTGTGCTATCAGGTAATAGCTGAAAGCCTCTCTGAGGAGGAGATTGCTGGTTTGCGAGAAATATTTACAGCTATGGATACTGGTAAGAGCGGTGCTATCACATTTGATGAACTCAAAGCCGGTTTGCAAAGATATGGTGCCACCTTGAAAGATACAGAGATTCAGGACCTTATGAATGCAGTAAGTTTGTTTATGAAGCAGATATCTAAataattgtttcatttttcaagcTTTCGTTTCATATTGCTTCTTCTTCCTTTGGTCTAAATGTCTGGTTACATGTTTGCTTGAATTTGCGAGAGATGCAGCAGTTGTGTCCCCTCGAGATTCCTTTTTTGCACAATTATTTGGCTGTTATGCTTATAATGTTATTTGTGCGGTCAGGCTGATGTGAGCAATAGCGGGACCATCGATTACGGTGAATTTATAGCTGCAACAATTCACCTTAATAAGCTAGAGCGCGAGGAACATCTCGTTGCAGCATTCCAATACTTTGATAAGGATAAAAGTGGCTATATTACGATTGGTGAGCTTAAACAAGTTTGTGCCGAGCTTAACGTGACAAATGTTTTACTCGAGGATATAATCCAAGAAGTCGATCAAGATAACGTAAGTCATTTTGTACCGTGATGTTCGGGTCATTACATTAGTTGATTTCTTATATGGTTGAACAGGGTACTGATAACAACAATGTAGAGTTTCCGAGTACGTCACCATCCCGCTGTTTACAGTTCCTAAATTTTGTCTATGACTGACATTGATGACACCATGTCAGTTTACATTAAACCAAAGCAGTGGGGTTTTGGCAAAGCAAGTTCTTGTTCGAataatcttttgttttgttttcggtttgtttgattaaaatgtTCTGCAACATTTGCTTTATTACAGGATGGAAGAATCGACTATGCTGAATTTGTTGCCATGATGCAAAAAGGCAATGCAGGAGTTGGTAGACGACCCATCAGAAACAGTCTGAATATGAGCATAAGAGATGTGCCGGGTTCTCAATAATTGCTGGCCACACACATCATGTACAGGTACCTTTAGGCTATATATCTTCTGTTCATGTCTCAATAACTTCCGGGATAGTTGAAGCACTGGTAAAATAGATCACCTTGTACAGGTATCTTTGGATTATATACGCCCTTTCATGTCTTGATATCTTCCGAAATGGCATTCCGACTCGCTTTTAGCCCAAAATTTCAAATGGTCTGTAACGGTGTGCTTGTAAAAGCACATGTTGTGGCTTCACCTCTATCTAATTTACTAATTCAAATGGCTTTGAACTATTGCGATACATTAGAAGTTACGGTGATGAACTTAGAAAGCATTAGAAAACTCAGTAATTTCGATGCACAATCAATGAACTATCTCCTATCCTGCATGTAATGTGTATGGAAATGAGAATGAATCAAAAAGCTCCCAAGAATTTGTGTTGCATCATCGATAGTACTTAAGATATAGACTTAAGTAGGCTTGTTTTTCATTACTGCTAGACTAGCGATTAGAGTTCGTAAAATCAGGTCCGCATCATCTTCTTTTCGCAATTGTTTCTAACCTTCTAATTATATGAAAAGTTTTATTTACTAAGGATCAATCTGAAAATTAAGATATAATTTAGGGGTCAATTACTAAATATGCTAAAGTTGAAGCAGAGAAATCCCTGCCAAAGTTCAAGTTTTTGAAATTGATCCAAACATGAAAACTtaagttgattaattatttgACCATAAAAAACGTATAAAAATCTATAACTTGAATCATTCaacttaaatttgaattgattcgaactcaaaattatctaaaatcaaaatgatataAAACGATAATGATCTGACtcaaaaaatctcaaattttaatcttgaaTGATTCACTAAAAATAACTCCAACTGGAATGAATTGATGTATACCTCAAACCAATTCCAATTGGAATGAATTGATGTATACCTTTCGAGTTAAATCAAACCAAGTTCTTTACTATTAGATCAGTACCTTGTTAACTTTGTGTTTAGTATCATCTTGTTTGTATTTTgtctaaaattatcaaatctacttaaaagataaataaaaggtCAAATGAAGAATTTGGTCCTCTTATTATGCAAGagatatattgtatatattttaatttgacatgattttattcatttacttttataatgtcattattaatttaaatagttaatattattaactattttgattaaaatgttagacatgaatttttttacttaaaaacacTCTTAGCTCATCATATTcgtattcttttttttttttgaaagtcttttttaaattatgctaacattttaaaaaagatGATTAACAACGTCACTATTTACACTAACCAATGATATTACAAAATAAagatcaaattatgtcaaattatatAGATTGAATaccaaatttaaacaaaataaggagatcaaaaacaaaatttgactaAATAATTTGACAAAAAGAAGTTTCATATATAAATCACTAGTAAAGTA
The nucleotide sequence above comes from Gossypium raimondii isolate GPD5lz chromosome 13, ASM2569854v1, whole genome shotgun sequence. Encoded proteins:
- the LOC105784325 gene encoding calcium-dependent protein kinase 26 — encoded protein: MGNTCLGSFKGNNHFQGSNTTTGANLAPSISPTANTMRRAFDHQAHFVLGRKTPNIHEIYTFGRKLGQGQFGITYLCTEISTGIEYACKSISKRKLIRKEDVEDARREIQIMHHLAGHKNIVSIKGAYEDTLYVYIVMEFCSGGELFDRIIQRGHYSERKAAELTKIIVGVIEVCHSLGVMHRDLKPENFLLVNKDDDFSLKAIDFGLSAFFKPGEIFSDVVGSPYYVAPEVLLKHYGPEADIWSAGVILYILLCGLPPFWAETIQEIFAAVLKGHIDFSSYPWPLISDSAKDLIRKMLCIHPSERLTAHEVLCHPWICKNGVAPDKALDPAILSRLKQFSAMNKLKKMALRVIAESLSEEEIAGLREIFTAMDTGKSGAITFDELKAGLQRYGATLKDTEIQDLMNAADVSNSGTIDYGEFIAATIHLNKLEREEHLVAAFQYFDKDKSGYITIGELKQVCAELNVTNVLLEDIIQEVDQDNDGRIDYAEFVAMMQKGNAGVGRRPIRNSLNMSIRDVPGSQ